From the Macaca nemestrina isolate mMacNem1 chromosome 18, mMacNem.hap1, whole genome shotgun sequence genome, the window TGGCTAACTTTCTGGGGGCCGGGGACGTCTGGGAGAAgcagaatgaaacagaaaatcgATTCCCTAGGTCCCAGGAGATGAAACGCCACCTTTGCGGGTTCGCGAGTCCTTAGGATCCAAGCTGGGTTTCCCAGGGCCGGGGCCGCTCGCCCCACATCCTCATTCCCGTCCCCGTCCCCACCCCACCGCCCGCTTTGCCCCAGGCCCAGGCGGGAACCACGCACCGAAACGAGCGGGACGCGCAGGCGATCCCCCTGCAGCCGGTTGAAAGCGGGGAACGTGCTCCAAGCGAGGAACCCGCCGCTCTCGGGTCCCAGCAGGGCCACGAGCAGCACCTGGTGTTGGAAGCGCACGGTCGGCTGCTCCTCGTAGCTGCTCCTCTTCAGCCAAAACCCTGAATTAAAGAAGGTGGGGAGGCCGTCAGGGAGGCCGGCCCCGGCCGAGCGCGCCCGGGGAGTCGCGTGACACAGCGGCTGGGGCAGGCTCACCGTGGCTCCGGAAGGCCACCAGCAACGGCGGGATGTACGTGAGCGCAGCGGCCAGCAGCAGGAACAGCGCGGCTTTGGAGCAGAGTCCCGCGCGGTAGCTGCGCTCGACCGGGTGAGAGAAGAGATCGTAGAGCGCCATGAGCACCGCGCGCAGGCACGCTGCGAGCCGGAGGACCAAGTTTGGCTTCTCCTGGTTGCCATCGCCTCGGTCTCCACGGCAACCGACGGCTCCCGGAAAGGAGCCAATAGCAAGGCCAGACCGAAAGGAGCCAGTGGCGAGGGCGGGGTTAGCGGGCGTGGCGCCGCCGGGGACTGCCGGCCTAGCTTTTCAAGCTGTGTCCCTTTGCGTAAAGGCTGGGCGGCGATAGAACGTTTCCGTGGACCAAAGTCGTGGCTGTTGTCTGTGTTAACATTTGTGTAAAATAAGATGCCCATAAAAGTTGACTTGAACACTGAggaggaaaaattaaatatttaaatttgaacTGACATGGACACAAACAATGGTCACCAAGTTCCGAAACAGGTTGTGGGAGCCCCTTGAGGCGTTCATCCAGCGCTGTTTCGCAGAAATCTCTATTTCCGTCCATTCCTATACGTTAGTTATTGAAAAACAACAATCACAAAAACAAGTTGACCTTTTTGTGTTCCTTGAGCCCAGCCACGAAGGGCCCTCGTGACTGGGCCTCATGTCAGACAACATGTTACAAAAAGAGCTAGGATCCCAGACCACCCAAAGCTTCATGACACCTCTTCTCATCTGGGCACTGACTGACGAGTGGCCGGCTCTGGAGCTCAGGCTCTTGCTTCCCAGTCTGGAGGTGAATCCTCCATAGTCTGAtgagtgtaaatatatatatgtc encodes:
- the LOC105491263 gene encoding transmembrane protein 231 isoform X1 is translated as MGILFYTNVNTDNSHDFGPRKRSIAAQPLRKGTQLEKLGRQSPAAPRPLTPPSPLAPFGLALLLAPFREPSVAVETEAMATRRSQTWSSGSQRACARCSWRSTISSLTRSSAATARDSAPKPRCSCCWPLRSRTSRRCWWPSGATVSLPQPLCHATPRARSAGAGLPDGLPTFFNSGFWLKRSSYEEQPTVRFQHQVLLVALLGPESGGFLAWSTFPAFNRLQGDRLRVPLVSTREEDRNQDGKMDMLHFKLELPLQSTEHILGVQLILTFSYQLHRMVTLVMQSMAFLQSSFPVPGSQLYVNGDLRLQQKQPLSCGGLDARYNVSVINGTSPFAYDYDLTHIVAAYQERNVTTILNDPNPIWLVGRAADAPFVINAIIRYPVEVISYQPGFWEMVKFAWVQYVSILLIFLWVFERIKIFVFQNQVVTTIPVTATPRGEMCKEHLS